From Chrysemys picta bellii isolate R12L10 chromosome 1, ASM1138683v2, whole genome shotgun sequence:
CCTAATAGTCCTTTTGAATCTCCACTGGATAAACACAATatttggatgtttctctaaaaaaAATGATCAGCTGTGAAATAATAAAGTGACAATTTAAATTATCTTTAGACTTCTGAGTTCAATCCTGAAAGACATGAATTAAGTCTGTTCACACTTCTCCCGTGCAGATTTAGGAAGATAATCTTGCACATGCCTGCATTCAATTCACATTCGTAAGGAAACTGCAACAATAACGGCTAGAAGTATGATTTATTCTTTCAGTGACGGTTCATGTTCTGTAGAAACTGATGGAATCACTAGGGAAGTCCCAGGAAATTGTTCAGGTCTTTTCCATTTCACTTTGAGCCCTGATTTTTTCTCAAGGGCACATACACACATGTCACAAATAAGCTTCTGTGAATAAATCAACAAAGGTCCATGttttctgcagcccttcttatggctctgcaaataccagaggatcGTGTGTCCTTTGTTTGCAATGCTGACGAcagtagtgcagagctgtgcaggctctgtgcttctgtcagagatgatgGACAGCAAGAGAGTCACACAGGTgcatggaatttttaaaaaagacaaaaattatgggatagagGTGGCATGGGagtggagaaagttgcatgatggGAACTTGACCCTGCAGTCCTAGACCCCTGCGCAactcatttctgccccaccaggcattgccaaaacttcccaaaagacagtgtgcTGGACAGTGGCAAGTTTCACATCATGATGCTCCTCACTGCATTGaaacaagcgctcctggtgaatGTGCGCAGCGCCGATGCAAGGAGCCCAGCATGCACATGCACAAGCAATATGCTAACTGTGGTGGCTTTATGCTGACAAAACTTGCGTCAGCAAAAATTTGTAGGGTAGAGATGCATTTAGTGGTTATTTGTTAATGTCCTGTCTTATAATATTTAGTAGTAATAATCTCCTACCCTTTTAGAAGGAAGTCCTTTTGTCACATAACTGTCAACTGGATCCAGAAAGTTTTGATTGAAAAGGAAGGTGCTGTAACTCTGTATGAAATAGACAAGGATATTGCTCAGTGCGGAAGGTACCTGTTTGTGGGTAACGATATTCTCCATTATGTAGGGTGCTGCGTGTGTACAGTACACAGACTAAGCGTGTAGCGTTCAATGTTACCAAGATGCCATCAGGAGCTGAAGGCGAGGTAAACTGTTCTAATACTAACAATGTTATCAGATAACCCTTGGTATGTTTTTTACAAGGGCTGCTCTCTCTGAAAGTGAAATTTGGAAAAAAACTATTCAGTTTTAGAAATAATTTACTTGTACATCAGATATTTTTGCATTTGTCGCTTCATTTATTGCTATATGAATGTGTGGAATAGAAGATGTTTCTTCATATTGTTTTCTCTGACTTTAGTTTACTGTGGAAGTGACTATCACAAATAATATTATCAAGTCTCTTGCAAGTTCATCTGCTCCCATAACTTAGCAAATTGTCAATGCTAATGCCCTTAAGTAAAGTTCAAGGggagagaagcaaaaaatagTCTGTACACAGAGAGTTTCTTTTAAATGGAATAATTTCAAAGATATCTGTCTGGCAGCAGCTCTTAAGGTTATTAATAGTTatgattagggctgtcgattaattgcagttaacttacgcgattaactcaaattaatcacaattaaaaaaattaatcgcagtttaatcgcactgttaagcaatagaataccaagtgaaatttattaaatattttggatttttttacattttcaaatatattgatttcagttacaacacagaacacagtgtacagtgctcaataTATTGTTTTTGATAATATTTACAccgtaaaaattataaacaaaataaatagtatttttaattcacctcatacacatactgtagttcaatctctttatcgtgaaagttcagtttacaaatgtagtttttttcataactgcattcaaaaacaaaacaatgtaaaactttagagcttacaagtccactcagtcctccttgttcagccaactgtgaagacaaagaagtttgtttacatttacgggacataatgttgcctgcttattatttacaatgtcacctgaaagtgagaacaggcattcacatggcattttTGGAGCCGACattacaagatatttatgtgccagatatgttaaacattcgtatgccccttcatgcttcagccatcattccagaggacatgcttccatgctgatgatgctcgttttaaaaagaaaaaatgtttcattaaatttgtgacaaTTCTCCTCCAAAGAGTTCagtatgtcccctgctctctcTTACctccattctgccatatatttaatgttataacCGTctaggatgatgacccagcacgtgttgtttgttttaagaacactttcactgcggatttgacaaaactcaaagaaggtaccaatgtgacatttctaaagatagctacggcgcttgacccaaggtttaagaatctgtgTCTTCCAAataagtgccttccaaaatctgagcgggacgaggtgtggagtatgctttcagaagtcttaaaagagcaactctctaatgcggaaactatagaacctgaaccaccaaaaaggaaaatcaaccttctgctggtggcatctgactcagatgatgaaaacgaacatgcgtcagtctgcactgctttggattgtcattgagcagaaccagtcatcagcatgggcgcatgtggaatggtggttaaagcatgaagggatatatgaatctttacgTGCCAAATGCcctaaatatcttgtgacgctgatctacaacagtgccatgggaatgcctgttctcactttcaggtgacatcgtaaacaagaagtgggcagcattatctcctgcaaatgtagacaaacttgtttgtctggttggctgaacaagaagcaggactgagtggacttgtaggctctagaagttttacattgtttggttttttgaatgcaggttttttacctaactctacatttgtaaattcaacttttgtaataaatagattgcactacagtacttgcaattgaaaaatactatttttgttttcttcagtgcaaatatttataataaaaaataaatataaactgagcactatacattttgtattctgtgttgtaattgaaatcaatatatttgaaaatgtagaaaacatccaaaaatattttaaaatgatattctatggtttaacagcgcgattaatcgtgattcatttttttaatcgcttgacagtcctagTTATAATATtgcattaacatttttattactaatGCAGTGGCTTGCAGTCACCTGGTGGGTGTAATATAATTTTTGAGTGAAAATATATTGGTAAAAAGTTTCAAATCCCAAGGGGGAAGCAGAAgagtttttcccccccccaaattaacTCTGAATGATAGTAAAATAACTTTTTGGAGTTGTCTGTAAAGGAATGCAAATCTTTTTTCTTTAGGAAGTAGCCTTAAGCAGGTTTGTTTGTCCTgaaaatcaagtctaaaatggatCTGAGGGGGCATCTTTAAATCTCTAGTATTAAAGTAAGATTACCTAAGGGACAGACTCTTAGATTCAGTTAATTTGTAACTTGTCTGTTtacttaaaatgtatctttattcccatgtctttatttaatttttggtTCTCTTTATCTGAATTTCTTGGATTTATCAAGTTGCATTTTTCCCCTTATTATATCCAAGCAATAGTGCTACTCTGTaaataaaatgtatctttaatTTAAATAGCGATAATATGATAGAGGGAAACGAGAGGAATAGTCAAGTCTAATATGCCTTTGAAATATGCTAATCAGTATATGAAGACGGATCCTGGGAGACTACCATTAGCCATAGAGAATTTAAACCACACAAAATAATAGTTTACAAAAACAATTTGGAGGTAGCAAAATCTTAAATTAGTTTAAGACCCACTAAAGACCCATTAAACTGGATCGCATAACCAGGCGATTGTCACACCTTAAGATAACTGTATTGACTGGAATTAATGGTGTTTTTCAGAGATGAtactttaaagattttttttattcttttgaaaTGTTACAGGTGAGAAGCTATCGGATGTTTCATGATGACAGCATGAAATCATTCTTCCGCAGGCTTAGTTTTACTCCTGACGGCTCTTTGCTTCTCACTCCAGGTACGTGAAAGGAAGATATACCAGGTGCATGTGGCAGCCCTGGAGCGGCACTTTGCCCTTGTGTCAGGTACATGActtttgaaatgtcagaggaACATGGATATGTTGCAGAATACAGCCACGTGCTACAGCAGCAAAAGGGGTTAACAGTATCTTGTTCTTGTTAcgttctgctgctgctggtggtggtagTAACAGCCGGTGGTTCCCTATTTTGCAGAGTAGGCTAAATTCAGTGTACCCCTCTGTATACATTTGCAATCAGTTTGGGATTTTATTAACCAACAGCAGGAGACTCAGACCTTCAGTGTAGTGTTAACACTTGCATAAGGCATTCTTTATGAAATTCCTGGTATATCAACAATGCTGCAGTGTCAGGAAAAAAAAGGAGTATTTTCTTTTTTGACTTATTCTGACTCTACTCCTTTGTGTCCTTGTTCTTAAAAGCATTCTGATCGATTAATAAGACCAAAGCTGCAAAGTGGGGTCTGTTACCTGCATAGGCATTGATGTTGCAGCCATTTGCAAAAGTAAAGAGAAGCTTGTTTTGGAGCAGTATATAAGGAAAACTAAAATAGATTTAAAGTAGTATTTGGGATACATTTTCAAGTTGTGATCAGATCACAAAAACCTGGCCCTCTGACACAAGGCTAATGCTTGTTTATAAATGTAAGATTCTGTGCTTATTACCTTTGAATTGATGAGTAAtgctttgaaactttttttaattttctcagcTGGCTGTGTTGAATCAGGAGAGAATGTAACCAATACTACATATGTTTTTTCGAGAAAAAATCTAAAAAGGTAGGATTTAATATACCTAAATTTTCTTTAtaatatattgggggggggggaggggggagagtgtttgtgtatatatcCATTTAACATGCCATTTTCTAacacatttcttctttttaatagGCCCATAGCTCACCTGCCCTGTCCTGGAAAAGCAACTCTGGCTGTTCGCTGCTGTCCAGTCTACTTTGAGTTGAGACCAGCACGTAAGAAAGGTGCCGTAAATCCTTTTGGGGAGTTTGTTTTACAGCAAATCTGCTGGAAGGCAAATCTGACTATGTAACTCCAGGTCATACTATGTTGTGTCCCAGTCTTTTAACATTCCTTCAGGATATTAACTGTTGTGCCACAACTAAGAAGCTATTTGCTGATTCTAAGGCCTTAAATTCACTAAGTGCCTTTTGAGTGATTTTTGGTATAGTGGATAAATGTTCTCACTTGGCCTCTTATGGTGTTTTCCTACAACTTTTTTAACTCACTGGATAAACATAAATAACTTGGCTCAGCATTAAGGAATCACCTCGTAAAATATTGTTTTAGTCCTGATTGCCCACATCACAGAATCATTACAAAATTTGTCACAGTTTGCAACAATTGAAGATATTTTTTCAGGAGAGCTAAGACTGAAATAGCACTAGTGTTGCTGGTCAGGACTGggatgcattggcagagctgtggtgaGGGGAAATTTGTACACAAACTGCACAATAACTGGCTGGTAGGAAGTGAAAACCTGACCCTATTGAAGtccctggggccaggattttaccctaggGTTTTTAAACAAGACTATTCACATTCTTGCTAAAAGGCACAGATTTCCTCAATTCTAACTGGAGCACAATAGGGCCCCCTCCTTTGAAATGCATAACTCACAAATTATAGTATCCCTTACAGGATCCTGTTACTTagtgccttttttctttttttttctcaccATAACCTTCAGAGCTGCTGGTGGAAGAGAACTAGATGGGATTTTGTCAATCTGTCAGTTCTTTATTAAGCagagtgttgctgctgctgcttccacaaCACTCTCATGAAAGCAAAAGGTCCAGACTAGGGCCAAAATGTACAAACTTAGATGcctaaaattaaataaatggcctgattttcaaaggcattgagCTTCCAAAACACTGATGGAAGTCAGTGCGACCTGTGTATGTTCAGCACTGCTGCAAATAAAGGCCAGTTAGTGCTTGCCTTTTAGCACCAGCTGGGAAAATGTTGCTTCAGTATCTGTCCTCTAACCATACAAAGAACTAACTCCTAGCCCAGAAGATTAGCCAACTGTTGAAATTAAAAAttacaaaaggaaatgaaattcagGAAGAAAATGGATTATAGCAAGTTCTGTTTTATATAAACTGGTAAGATTGTAATTTAAAGTAAATTTTGAGATTTGCTTATTCAGACCTTGAGTTAAAGTGCAAAAAAGCTTCTGAATAGTTTAACTGGAGGATTTTCATTCCCATTCGAATAATTTAAAAAAGGCCAAAAAGACCAAACTTTCCCCAGCCATTCACCTTTTAGGCTAAGATAAAATAGGAGAAACTTAAGTCCAAAGAGTAGCTTTTCCAGAAAATTGCATGTACTTGAAAATAGTGTTATATAATACAAGTGCCATCTTCTCAGCCAGAATGTTGGTACTGATACACTGCAATGAAAAAACTCTGTTCAAGCAGTTAAGTAAGTTAGTACAAGCAATACCATTATAATGGAGTGGTGGTCTCTGAGTGATTTTTCTCAGAGTTGTGTTCTTTGTACTCCTAGATGAATCTTCACAGAAGTCCATCCCTGCTCTAATAAATCTGCCCTATCGGTTGGtgtttgctgttgcttcagaAGATTCTGTGCTTTTCTATGATACACAgcagtcctttccctttggttatGTATCCAATATACATTATCATACTCTGAGTGACATTTCATGGTAGGTAACTGACAGATCCTTTAGATTTGTCATGGTAGAGCGGGTTGTCATTCTTATCTTTTCTGAAAGGATCCTCCTATTTCTTGCTTTACACATCTATCAATCGATTGTACTTATGGTTACCATAGTACCTGAGTGCCTTGCAATCTTGTACTGTATTTTTCCTCatgacacccctgtgagatagagCAGTGCTATAATCCAtactttacaggtggggaactgaggcaccaaaagactgagtgacttacccaaggtctctctgtctgtggctgagctgggaactgaacctaggTCTCTCGTGGCCCAGACTGCGGCCCTAATCGctggaccatctttcctctctagGGTCTgtaccagaggttctcaacctatttaccgtTGTGGTCTGCATATGCAGCTCCCTGTGTTATGTTGGCCAcatctacacaatatatatactgcctgtatggccctgaggatgtcacatgggctgcagctgtgtgctgattgggctgcaagcggcccgcgggttgagaaccactggtccatACTGTAACCACTATCTTTCCAGCTGAGGACTGGATATGGGGCTTCTTTCAAAACCTGTCAGTGATGCTCATGTGTGATGATGAAGGGGGGGCTATATGAGAACATGAACAGAAAATTAAGGTTTCTTAATTCACCAGTGATCACTGGTGAAGTGAATGGCAGGGGCCTGTTCATGTTATCGCTGAGGGCTTCTGCCCACTGCCAGCACAAAGGGCAAGAAATGCCGCCAAACCAGTGCTGAACACAGTTTAACTACAATGTAAATTATGGCAAACTGCGTTCAGCAGAATGTCAGAAGTCATGATTAAAAGGTGCTGAATATTTGTATACCTGCAGTTAAATTGTATTCAATACCACTTCGGCAGCACCCACCTGCTGCTAGTAATGGGTAATGCCGTACCACAGACAAAGCCAGAGGAACTAAATCAATTGTCAAGGCTGTGCTTCATGAACTATTGATTGTTTGAGTTAGATGATGTCTTTGAGGTCATTTcagatttatttacatttacacatTTATTTGCGGATGGGGCAACTTGTGTGATTGACATGGGATATGTTTCTGGGGAGAGCGGGCAGAACTAGCTCAGTTTCTCAGATTTCTTCcctctgaaaaaaataaacaggTCCAGTGATGGATCCTTTCTTGCTATTTCTTCCACGGATGGATACTGCTCTTTTGTGACATTTGAGGAGGATGAGCTTGGAGTACCACTGAAAGAGAAACCAGTGGTATGTGTCACGACTGCTAGTGCAACAGAGAAGAAAATGAAGAAGAGTCAGTCACACAAGGTTGTCTCCCCAGTCCCCAGGCCAGTTGATGGAACCCCGCTGAACAGGACCCTGGATCCAAGTAATCTCGCTCTCCACCCTAAAACACCAGTAGCAATAATAACCAACAAGGATTCTCCCTCAACACCCGTTGGCATCAAACATATTCCAGCTTCCTCTTCAGAAGAGAGGAAACccatgcagccagccagccagcgtgCTAAAGTAAACCAGCCCAGGAGGATTACTCTAAATGCTTTACAAGGATGGAGTAAGACGCCAAGGTAAGATTTATATTGCCATTTCCTGTGATaaatgtgaaggccaaaacaagcTGTTCTTGTGCTACTTTAGAAGTATggaggtttaaaaataaattctataGCTATTTTTCACACTTTTGTGTTCCGTTTGTACTCCAAGTGAAAGGTCAAAATGACTTCTAGATTCTAAATTTGCGCCTTAATTATAGCAGAGTGACAGCTCTGCTATGGTTACTGTTAAGACCTGTTTTTGTTTAAAGCTCAACTCTAAAGTGTTCTAAAATCTACAGTTACTCAGATTGGCTTTGGTGTACCTCATAGGGATGTGGGATTCTGTTAGCGATCCAAATTTAGGGCCATTTAACTAAGGGGTTTCTGAGATACAGACCCTTCTCACAACCCCTACCCCCAGCTTTTCTTCAAATTGACAGATTCTGGTAACCTATCATTCTGTCCACAAATACAGATCAAACCAAGGCTCAGATCATCACCAAGCATCCCAGATGCTCGAGGGTTACCCCAGTAGAGCGCAGGGCAGCCATCAGGCCTTTGGGGaaaatcaaatgaaaatgttACTTAAAGATTTTACTTCTGCAGTTAGACATGTGACAACTCGCCAGTCTATCTGCACGACTAATAGATTGTGCCATGCATGCATGGACAGAGGAGTTAACAGGTTATTAGTAAGGCTATATTTTAGTCCCaggtgtttttagtaaaagtcctggacaggtcacgggcaataaacaaaaagtcacagcCCCGTGACCTGTCCAGGACTTCTTCTAAAAATACCTGGGACTAAATCTTGCCTGCTGGGAGGGTGGTGCTCCTGAAGACTGTTGCTGGGAGGGGGGAATAACATGGGCGACGCTTctgctgagggggtgggggacggcccagggccctgctgccagtctgggcaGTGGGCAGCCCgcagccccgctgctgctggttCCGGACCGCTGCTCCAGGTCAGCGCTAGGGACCATTGCCTGAGTCTGGCAGAGCAGTGGCTGGTCCCggggcttccccagctgctgggatGGTCCTAGGGTCAGCCACACCAGCGCTgcaaaattcatggaggatttccgtgacctccatgaatGATTCGCAGCCTTAGTTATTAGCCTTCAAAGTTTCACACTAGCTGGATCGCTCCAGGGAATAAGCAGTAGTATGAACTTGACCAACCCAGACAATGTCAATTTGagtccctcaccccctcccttggATAGAAATTTAGAAGAGGGTGGTGGCATATTGCTAAAATCCATCttagaggggttttttttattttggggtgaAAAATGTTtgctggcggggagggggagaatgtgtgggggaaggggtgagaagGGTTTAGGTTTGTGTTGGGAGGGGGATAAATGGGGATGGGAGGTGAAAGGTTGGGGGTAGCAGGTGAGGTATACATGGGGTGAATGGCATGGGGTCTAGTGAGAGAATAGGGGTGGGGGTGACTGTCTGCCCCTCATTCTCTACTTCTGTATGTGTGCTAGGATCTCGGGGGGGGTCCCTATCCCTCCCCATGagactgggtttggggggggctctgctcccagggtgTCTGAGCCCCACTCCTTGCCCACCCGTGTGTGCATCAAGATCTGAGGGGTCCCTGCCTCTTTAGGGGAATGGaagcccctctccctgcttccCCTCATGTGAGCTCGGATGGGGGGGTCTTGCCTCCTTGGGGGGTGTCTGAGCCTTGCTTCCTGCCCCCTGTGCATGTGCCGGGATCTAGGGAACCCCTACCCATGTTTTTGGGGTCTGACCCCCTCCATGTGCCCCTCCTGTGAACCAGATTCTGGAGAGGGGTCTAAACTGTTCTCCCTATCCCCTCCTCaggtgagttggggtggggatgggagggagccTGGACAAAATAGTGGGCCAGCTGAGAGAGCAGCCAGACAGGAAGGGACAGGGCTGGTTAGTGGGGCTAAGTGGTGGGGGCAGAAGGGTATAGGGCCAGGATTGATAGTCCATTTGGCCTGCATGCTATCTACAACTGCTAGTGACCACTAACTCCTACCAACTAGTTTTCTTTCTGTTTAGAAAAATAACCTAGGAAATTAAATAGCAAAAAAACCTTCGTTCATGAAGAGTTAAGGTTTCCCAGTGACAACTCATGTCCTTCCAGAGCTTCGAGTTCAGAAAAACTCAAACTgcagaaaaccaggaaatacagaattACAGTATGCTCCCATGCCCATGTAACTtacaaaacatgacctatgagaaaaggttttaaaaaactggtcatgtttagtcttgagaaaagactaggagagaacctgataagtcttcaagtatgtgAAGGCCTGTTATAAAGTGGCTGGTGCtcagttgttctccatatccactgaaggtaggacaagttgtaaggggcttaatttgcagcaagggagatttaggttagatattaggataGTTgagttctggaacaggcttctaagggaggttgtggaatccccatcactggaggtttttaagaacagcatGGACAAAcccctgttagggatggtctgtgctgcctcagtgaagggggctggacttgatgacctctcgagatcctttccagctctacatttctggGACTCTGTGCCATAACACAGAGACAGCTGTctgcaaaaataaaaagaaaacactgaAGTGTTTAGTTACCATGTTTGTCACACACTGCCCCATTTTTTTATACTTAATTTTCAAATGGTATGTCTGGTAGATTTAACAGAAGAAAAGCACAAGCAATAAGTTGCTGGggaagtgtaattttttttaacagtgcttGTCAACAAACATCTGCAGAAGAACGGGTAATCCAGCAGAAAATTGGCATTTCCCCCAGAATAGGCAAAGTCAAAACAGTCCAGTGGAGGTATAGATAAG
This genomic window contains:
- the CHAF1B gene encoding chromatin assembly factor 1 subunit B isoform X2 — its product is MKVITCEIAWHNKEPVYSLDFQHGTDGKINRLASAGVDTAVRIWKVEKGPDGKAIVEFLSNLARHTKAVNVVRFSPSGEILASGGDDAVILLWKLNDNKEPEPITFQDEDEAQLNKENWTVIKTLRGHLEDVYDICWTPDGNCMASASVDNTAIMWDVNKGQKVSIFNEHKSYVQGITWDPVGQYIATLSCDRVLRVYSTQTKRVAFNVTKMPSGAEGEVRSYRMFHDDSMKSFFRRLSFTPDGSLLLTPAGCVESGENVTNTTYVFSRKNLKRPIAHLPCPGKATLAVRCCPVYFELRPAHESSQKSIPALINLPYRLVFAVASEDSVLFYDTQQSFPFGYVSNIHYHTLSDISWSSDGSFLAISSTDGYCSFVTFEEDELGVPLKEKPVVCVTTASATEKKMKKSQSHKVVSPVPRPVDGTPLNRTLDPSNLALHPKTPVAIITNKDSPSTPVGIKHIPASSSEERKPMQPASQRAKVNQPRRITLNALQGWSKTPRRINLIPLKTDTPNSTHTNPESTPSSSETIQHERPSPSDDPVHNPPASKRPRTDETPVSASPEEQTSCSSNN
- the CHAF1B gene encoding chromatin assembly factor 1 subunit B isoform X1, translated to MKVITCEIAWHNKEPVYSLDFQHGTDGKINRLASAGVDTAVRIWKVEKGPDGKAIVEFLSNLARHTKAVNVVRFSPSGEILASGGDDAVILLWKLNDNKEPEPITFQDEDEAQLNKENWTVIKTLRGHLEDVYDICWTPDGNCMASASVDNTAIMWDVNKGQKVSIFNEHKSYVQGITWDPVGQYIATLSCDRVLRVYSTQTKRVAFNVTKMPSGAEGEVRSYRMFHDDSMKSFFRRLSFTPDGSLLLTPAGCVESGENVTNTTYVFSRKNLKRPIAHLPCPGKATLAVRCCPVYFELRPARKKDESSQKSIPALINLPYRLVFAVASEDSVLFYDTQQSFPFGYVSNIHYHTLSDISWSSDGSFLAISSTDGYCSFVTFEEDELGVPLKEKPVVCVTTASATEKKMKKSQSHKVVSPVPRPVDGTPLNRTLDPSNLALHPKTPVAIITNKDSPSTPVGIKHIPASSSEERKPMQPASQRAKVNQPRRITLNALQGWSKTPRRINLIPLKTDTPNSTHTNPESTPSSSETIQHERPSPSDDPVHNPPASKRPRTDETPVSASPEEQTSCSSNN